CGGTGTATTTGCCGAGGATGAAGGATAGCAAGGTTGCGATTTTCGCCAAACCGTGCGAAGCGGGCTCGATCGTTGCGCTTCTCGCGGAAGGTAAAATCAGCCGCGACAACGTTTATATTATCGGGATCGCTTGCCAGGGTATCGTCGATCCGGTCAAGCTTGAAAAAGAAGCCGGCTCGATCGATGAGGCAACCGCTGCATATCTTGAGGGCGATACCATCGTAATCGAGGGTGAAGGCGGGGCCAAACGCGTGCGCTTTACCAAAGTTGCAATGGACGCGTGCGCATCCTGCGAGCAAAAAGGTACCTCGTTTGCCGATGAAATGGTCGGTGACACGGCGAAACCCGTCACGACAGAAGTTAGCTTTGAAGTGCCGGAAGATGCCGATTGGGCGTGGTGGCGCGAGTTTTGGGCAAAAGAATTCGACCGTTGCATCCGCTGCTATGCCTGCCGTGAGAGCTGTCCGGTATGTTACTGTCGCGACAACTGTGCTGTGCAGTCGCTTCGCGAGCGCTGGACGGGCTCGCAAGTAAACCCGATGGAAGCGTTGATGTTTCACGCCCAGCGGGCGATGCACGTAGCGGGCAGGTGTATCGAGTGCGGCGCGTGCGAGCGCGCGTGCCCGGTCGACATTCCGCTGACACTGCTTCACAAGCAGGTAGGAGGTGCGGTTCGTAAGTTGTTTAATTTTGAGGTAGGGGATAAGGCCGATGAACGTCCGCCCCTTGAAACCTTCCAAAAGGAGGAACTGTAAAAGATGGCAGCTAAAATTTTACCCGCCGGGAATTTACAGTCCTGGATAGATAAACTAGTCGCTCGATATGAGGTTTTCGCTCCGGTGGAAGGCTCGGGCAGTTCATCGTTTAAACCGGTCAAAACGGGGCAGTCACCTGCGCTTGACGTGCGCACGGACGTCCCGCCAAAAGGCATCATATTTAAGCAAGTCGAGAAGCTTCTCACTTATAGCACAGGCGAGAGCGGCGTTGAAGTTACGGAAACACCGGTAAAAGAGACCGCAAAGGTGATATTCGGCATCCGCCCGTGCGATGCGCGAGCGTTTGCGCTAACCGACAAAGTATTTGTCGAGTCGGAGATGCCGGAAGCTAAATACACCGAGCGCCGCAAGCAGACCGCGGTGATTACCGTGGGCTGCACCGAAGCGTGTAAGACCTGTTTCTGCACATCTGTCGGCGGCTCACCCGCAGAGAGAGCGGGCGATGTCTACATGATAGATCTCGGCGACAAATATCTCGTTGAAGCGCTTACCTCAACCGGCGAGAAGATGCTTGAAGCGGGCAAGGGTCTTCTCAGCGATGCGAAAGCCGATGATGAAGCTGCCGCTCGAAAAACCAGCGATGAAGTCGCGGAGTCCATAAAGAAAATGCGGGTGCCCGACGCCAAGGCGCTCGACGGCCTCTTTACCGACGAGGCATTCTGGAACTCGCTTTCCGAGAAATGCTTAAGCTGCGGCGCGTGCACGTTCCTGTGCCCGACCTGCTACTGCTTTGATGTTCGCGACGAGGGCAGCGTGCAGCAAGGCGAGCGTTATCGCAGGTGGGACTCGTGCATGTTCTTCCAGTACAACCGTGCTGCCGGCGGGCACAACCCGCGCGATCAGCACTGGAAACGTATGAGGCAGCGCATGCTTCATAAATTCAGCTATTTTGTCGCAAACACGGGCGAATACAGCTGCGTGGGATGCGGTCGCTGCATCCGCAGCTGTCCGGTATCATACGACCTGCGCGAGTTTCTAGAAAAATCGTTTCATGCCACGAGCAGCGAGCATCTAGATTTTAAGGCCGAGCTGCCGAGCGAATCG
This sequence is a window from Candidatus Aquicultor sp.. Protein-coding genes within it:
- a CDS encoding 4Fe-4S dicluster domain-containing protein → MAAKILPAGNLQSWIDKLVARYEVFAPVEGSGSSSFKPVKTGQSPALDVRTDVPPKGIIFKQVEKLLTYSTGESGVEVTETPVKETAKVIFGIRPCDARAFALTDKVFVESEMPEAKYTERRKQTAVITVGCTEACKTCFCTSVGGSPAERAGDVYMIDLGDKYLVEALTSTGEKMLEAGKGLLSDAKADDEAAARKTSDEVAESIKKMRVPDAKALDGLFTDEAFWNSLSEKCLSCGACTFLCPTCYCFDVRDEGSVQQGERYRRWDSCMFFQYNRAAGGHNPRDQHWKRMRQRMLHKFSYFVANTGEYSCVGCGRCIRSCPVSYDLREFLEKSFHATSSEHLDFKAELPSESEELEACDVPVGGKSSKTGVGSDV
- a CDS encoding 4Fe-4S dicluster domain-containing protein → MSGMSTLEETIRQKAKELLEKGEVTAVIGWGGGWNPAKATPQFARDADGAEKLVFNPFCYNNLAVYLPRMKDSKVAIFAKPCEAGSIVALLAEGKISRDNVYIIGIACQGIVDPVKLEKEAGSIDEATAAYLEGDTIVIEGEGGAKRVRFTKVAMDACASCEQKGTSFADEMVGDTAKPVTTEVSFEVPEDADWAWWREFWAKEFDRCIRCYACRESCPVCYCRDNCAVQSLRERWTGSQVNPMEALMFHAQRAMHVAGRCIECGACERACPVDIPLTLLHKQVGGAVRKLFNFEVGDKADERPPLETFQKEEL